A genomic stretch from Candidatus Amarolinea dominans includes:
- a CDS encoding four helix bundle protein — protein sequence MDQSDGPADRAAPHDGKRLRPSGGYRKLRSFQVTTVIYDATVRFCERFLDKRSRTVDQMVQAARSGRQNIAEGSRAAATSSHTELRLVNVARASLDELLLDYEDFLRQRGKRLWGKDDREARAVRAVGWQQEKAASFNPSDPAAHWKAYAAWLDHEDPAIVANTTICLIHQANYLLDQQIAALERSFITEGGYSEQLAAARLAERGKQQGTAPAANDAPACPACGRAMALRTARKGPHAGEQFWGCTGYPECKGTRAA from the coding sequence ATGGATCAATCAGATGGGCCGGCGGACCGCGCGGCCCCGCATGACGGGAAACGGCTGCGACCAAGCGGAGGCTACCGCAAGTTGCGCTCATTTCAAGTGACGACGGTGATTTACGATGCCACGGTGCGCTTCTGCGAGCGCTTCCTGGACAAGCGCTCCCGCACGGTGGATCAGATGGTGCAGGCAGCGCGCAGCGGCCGGCAGAACATCGCCGAGGGCAGTCGCGCGGCTGCCACTTCAAGCCACACCGAACTGCGGCTGGTGAATGTGGCGCGGGCCAGCCTGGACGAGTTGCTGCTGGATTACGAGGATTTCTTGCGTCAGCGCGGCAAGCGGCTGTGGGGCAAGGATGACCGCGAGGCGCGCGCGGTGCGGGCGGTGGGGTGGCAACAGGAGAAGGCGGCCTCGTTTAACCCGTCCGATCCCGCCGCCCACTGGAAGGCCTACGCCGCCTGGCTGGATCACGAGGACCCTGCCATTGTCGCCAACACGACTATTTGCCTGATCCACCAGGCCAACTACCTGCTGGATCAGCAGATCGCCGCGCTCGAACGATCGTTCATCACCGAGGGCGGTTACAGCGAACAACTGGCCGCGGCAAGGCTTGCGGAACGGGGGAAGCAGCAGGGGACTGCCCCGGCGGCGAATGACGCGCCAGCCTGCCCAGCATGTGGCAGAGCGATGGCCCTGCGCACGGCGCGCAAAGGCCCGCACGCGGGCGAGCAATTCTGGGGTTGCACGGGCTACCCGGAATGCAAAGGGACGCGGGCGGCCTAA
- a CDS encoding dipeptidase produces MSTSQQLHFDAIVCDGHCDTLGDVLAGTRRLHDHASSGHVDLPRLRAGGVTAQVFACFVPVSEYHTGATRHALQRLDAFHETLAADDRDLLLATGAADIRQAKTSGKIAGLLGLEGAEALAGSLEVLRCFHRLGVRVLGLTWNFRNEVADGVHDSGTTGLTPFGVRVIEESNRIGMVIDVSHLSPAGLTHVLAVSQQPVIASHSNARALCDHIRNLTDAQIEAIAAKGGLIGATFVPIFLTSPEENATLGHVLDHLDYLIRVAGPDHVMIGSDFDGIRFAPPGIEDASHYPALTAGMLARGHDEATVRKVLGLNFLRVLETVSGR; encoded by the coding sequence ATGTCAACCTCACAGCAACTTCATTTCGATGCCATTGTCTGCGACGGTCATTGTGACACGCTCGGCGATGTGCTGGCCGGCACGCGGCGCCTGCACGACCATGCCAGCAGCGGGCATGTGGATCTGCCGCGCCTGCGGGCGGGCGGCGTGACCGCACAGGTGTTTGCCTGTTTCGTGCCGGTCAGTGAATATCACACCGGCGCCACCCGCCATGCGCTGCAGCGCCTGGATGCCTTTCACGAAACGCTGGCCGCGGACGATCGCGATCTGCTGTTGGCAACGGGCGCGGCCGACATTCGCCAGGCCAAAACCAGCGGCAAAATTGCCGGCCTGCTCGGTCTGGAGGGCGCCGAAGCCCTGGCCGGCAGCCTGGAGGTGCTGCGCTGCTTTCATCGGCTGGGCGTGCGGGTCCTGGGGCTGACCTGGAACTTTCGCAACGAGGTGGCAGACGGCGTGCATGATTCGGGCACGACCGGGCTGACCCCTTTCGGGGTGCGCGTCATCGAAGAGAGCAACCGCATCGGCATGGTGATTGATGTCTCGCATCTGTCGCCGGCCGGCCTGACCCACGTCCTGGCGGTCAGCCAACAGCCGGTCATCGCCTCGCACAGCAATGCGCGCGCCCTGTGCGATCACATCCGCAACCTGACCGATGCGCAGATCGAGGCTATCGCGGCCAAAGGCGGCTTGATCGGCGCGACCTTTGTGCCCATTTTTCTAACCTCACCGGAGGAGAACGCCACCCTGGGCCATGTTCTCGATCATCTCGATTACCTGATCCGGGTAGCCGGCCCTGACCATGTCATGATCGGCTCCGATTTCGACGGCATTCGCTTTGCGCCGCCGGGCATCGAGGACGCCAGTCACTACCCCGCCCTCACCGCCGGCATGTTGGCACGCGGACATGACGAAGCCACCGTCCGCAAGGTGCTGGGCCTGAACTTCCTGCGCGTGCTGGAAACCGTGAGCGGGCGCTAA
- a CDS encoding ABC transporter ATP-binding protein, which yields MMGGPGGPRAILEQETLKPQRVGATLRRFGVYFKAFWPVLLLVVVLVVAGTWAQVTAPELIGQAVDCYLTPAASARLTGAAQGDGGFPAQQATAAESTCWFDTTPAATRSSADTVAGLGRVILLVVGLYIGGSITGGLQFYAMSWVGNHVLRKLRDDLFRQIHRLSLNYYAEHEAGAIMSRLTNDTDTIQQVMSFALVNVTSGILLIFWIMYKMLSLSWAYALLSLAVLPFMIVATLWFSGQARKAFRRSRKEIGNVNADLQETIANVREVQAFNREQENIDQFRVTNAANRDANIRAVAFTSALAPTLEALGYVAIAIVTGVGGLALLRGNDLLGTTVTLGLIITFLNYVQRFNQPIQQVSVLWTNIQSAIAGGERIFGLLDQALEVVDKPDAQPLAAIQGRVEFDRVHAAYKKGVPVLRDVSLLAEPGQTIAIVGPTGAGKTTIINLLPRFYDVTAGAVRIDGVDVRDVTAASLRQQIGIVLQDTFLFSDTVMNNIRYGKPDASDEEVMAAASLVQADQFIERLPDGYQTLLGERGSGLSQGQRQLLAIARAALSDPRILVLDEATSSVDTRTERQIQLALNKLLAGRTSFVIAHRLSTIRNADQVLVLNAGEIVERGKHDELLAQGGVYYDLYMSQFRREDQMEQIEQIPPATPVMALSGAAPA from the coding sequence ATGATGGGAGGACCTGGGGGGCCGCGTGCCATCCTGGAGCAAGAGACGCTCAAACCACAACGCGTCGGTGCGACACTGCGTCGCTTCGGCGTTTATTTCAAGGCCTTCTGGCCTGTTCTGCTGCTGGTGGTCGTTTTGGTTGTGGCCGGCACCTGGGCGCAGGTGACTGCGCCAGAGTTGATCGGTCAGGCCGTGGATTGCTATCTGACTCCGGCCGCCAGCGCACGCCTGACCGGCGCCGCACAGGGGGACGGCGGCTTTCCGGCCCAGCAGGCCACGGCCGCTGAGAGCACCTGCTGGTTCGACACGACCCCGGCCGCCACGCGCAGCAGCGCAGACACGGTGGCCGGTTTGGGGCGGGTGATCCTGTTGGTGGTGGGTCTGTACATCGGCGGTTCGATCACCGGCGGCCTGCAGTTCTACGCCATGTCGTGGGTCGGCAATCATGTGCTGCGTAAACTGCGCGATGACCTCTTTCGCCAGATTCACCGCCTGTCGCTCAACTACTATGCCGAGCATGAGGCCGGCGCGATCATGAGCCGCCTCACCAACGATACCGACACGATCCAACAGGTGATGAGCTTTGCCCTGGTCAATGTCACCAGCGGTATCCTCCTGATCTTCTGGATCATGTATAAGATGTTGAGCCTGAGCTGGGCCTACGCGCTGCTCTCATTGGCCGTACTGCCCTTCATGATCGTGGCTACGCTCTGGTTCTCCGGCCAGGCGCGCAAGGCTTTTCGTCGCAGCCGTAAGGAGATCGGCAACGTCAACGCCGACCTGCAAGAGACGATTGCCAACGTGCGCGAGGTGCAAGCCTTCAACCGCGAACAGGAGAACATTGACCAGTTCCGGGTGACCAACGCGGCCAACCGGGACGCCAACATTCGCGCGGTGGCTTTCACCAGCGCACTGGCGCCGACGTTGGAAGCGCTGGGCTATGTTGCCATTGCCATCGTCACCGGCGTGGGCGGTCTTGCTCTGCTGCGCGGCAACGATCTGCTGGGCACCACCGTGACCCTGGGCCTGATCATCACCTTCCTCAACTATGTGCAGCGCTTCAACCAGCCCATTCAGCAGGTGTCGGTGCTGTGGACCAACATTCAGAGCGCCATCGCCGGCGGCGAGCGCATCTTTGGCCTGCTCGACCAGGCGCTGGAGGTGGTTGACAAGCCCGACGCCCAGCCGCTGGCGGCCATTCAGGGCCGCGTGGAGTTCGATCGGGTGCATGCAGCCTACAAGAAGGGCGTCCCCGTGCTGCGAGATGTGAGCCTGCTGGCCGAGCCGGGCCAGACCATCGCCATTGTCGGCCCCACTGGTGCGGGTAAGACCACCATCATCAACCTGCTGCCGCGCTTCTACGATGTCACCGCCGGCGCGGTGCGCATTGATGGCGTGGATGTGCGTGATGTGACGGCCGCCAGCCTGCGCCAACAGATCGGCATCGTGCTGCAGGACACGTTCCTGTTCAGCGACACCGTCATGAACAACATTCGCTATGGCAAACCGGACGCCAGCGATGAGGAAGTGATGGCTGCGGCCAGCCTCGTGCAGGCGGATCAGTTCATCGAGCGCCTGCCCGATGGCTATCAGACGCTGTTGGGCGAGCGCGGCAGCGGTCTCAGCCAGGGCCAGCGCCAGCTTCTCGCCATTGCGCGCGCCGCGCTGAGCGATCCGCGCATCCTGGTTCTGGATGAGGCCACCTCCAGCGTGGACACGCGTACCGAGCGCCAGATTCAACTGGCTCTGAACAAGCTGCTGGCCGGACGCACCAGTTTCGTCATCGCCCATCGCCTAAGCACGATTCGCAACGCTGACCAGGTGCTCGTGCTCAACGCGGGCGAAATCGTCGAACGGGGCAAGCATGATGAACTGCTGGCGCAGGGGGGCGTCTATTACGATCTCTACATGAGCCAGTTCCGCCGCGAGGACCAGATGGAACAGATAGAACAGATTCCCCCCGCGACGCCGGTGATGGCGTTGTCGGGGGCGGCGCCTGCCTGA
- a CDS encoding diacylglycerol kinase family lipid kinase encodes MNDLPQTVPMPRVFVVFNPVAGHHHAATTQRAIEDHFRALAWPLEIYQTTGQEVVAARVREALQRGCNLVAAAGGDGTVSAVADGLIGTGVPLAILPLGTGNVLARELGVPLNLASALQLLDGPQRLRQLDAMRAWDRLHLLNISTGISALAMGDMHAGEKRRFGRLAYVWRGLRRILGAQPYRFTLSIDDHTFHVRASEVAIPNASTIGLAQLSWGDHIKVDDGHVDVCILRTRHPVDYARLAWHALLRQQRRDPAFRSIPARRSIVIEANRPLPVQGDGEVIGQTPVRIEVLPSAIPVIVPAAVRGGWGIPLWPRL; translated from the coding sequence ATGAATGATCTGCCACAAACCGTGCCGATGCCCAGGGTGTTCGTCGTCTTCAACCCGGTCGCCGGCCATCACCACGCAGCCACAACGCAGCGAGCGATCGAAGACCATTTCAGGGCGTTGGCCTGGCCGCTGGAAATCTACCAGACCACCGGCCAGGAGGTAGTGGCCGCGAGGGTGCGCGAGGCGTTGCAGCGCGGCTGCAACCTGGTTGCGGCGGCCGGCGGCGACGGCACCGTGTCGGCCGTGGCCGATGGCCTGATTGGGACCGGGGTGCCGCTGGCTATCCTGCCCTTGGGCACCGGCAATGTGCTGGCGCGGGAGCTGGGCGTGCCGCTCAACCTCGCCAGCGCACTGCAACTCCTCGACGGGCCGCAGCGCCTGCGCCAACTGGACGCCATGCGCGCCTGGGATCGGCTCCACCTGCTCAATATCAGCACCGGCATCAGTGCCCTGGCCATGGGGGATATGCACGCGGGGGAAAAACGCCGCTTTGGCCGGCTGGCTTATGTCTGGAGGGGTCTGCGACGCATCCTCGGCGCCCAGCCGTATCGGTTCACCCTCAGCATTGACGATCATACCTTCCACGTGCGCGCCTCGGAAGTGGCTATCCCCAACGCCAGCACCATCGGCCTGGCCCAACTGAGTTGGGGCGACCACATCAAAGTGGACGACGGCCATGTAGATGTCTGCATCCTGCGCACCCGCCATCCCGTGGACTATGCACGGCTGGCCTGGCACGCCCTGCTCCGGCAGCAGCGGCGCGACCCGGCCTTTCGTTCGATTCCCGCGCGGCGCAGCATTGTGATCGAAGCCAATCGTCCACTGCCGGTGCAGGGCGACGGCGAAGTGATCGGTCAGACCCCAGTGCGCATCGAGGTTCTGCCGTCGGCCATTCCCGTGATCGTGCCAGCAGCGGTGCGCGGCGGTTGGGGCATTCCACTGTGGCCGCGGCTCTGA
- a CDS encoding YqaE/Pmp3 family membrane protein: protein MGCGRALLCILLPPLAVLDKGCGTVLLVTLLTIVGWVPGVIGALVVNSQS, encoded by the coding sequence ATGGGTTGCGGACGTGCATTGCTGTGTATTCTCTTACCGCCCCTCGCGGTCCTCGATAAAGGGTGCGGTACGGTTCTGTTGGTGACGCTGCTGACGATCGTGGGCTGGGTTCCCGGTGTGATCGGCGCCCTGGTGGTCAATTCGCAGTCGTAA
- a CDS encoding winged helix DNA-binding protein gives MNQPADIHFHDRDFRELMQQHGIETISGVELLRSVRIVNNLYDAIFSERLRDSQLSGPRWGLLMRLYAEEMRGNQEGLSPSVLSYHQAVSKNTVSSLLRGLEDQGLIERRLDAHDRRSFTIRLTDLGRSRIREQAPSHVAFLNQLCGDLSAADTTTLLELLARLRQSLLSQAGPGFCHERAGRGA, from the coding sequence ATGAATCAACCAGCGGACATTCATTTTCATGATCGCGACTTTCGGGAGTTGATGCAGCAGCACGGCATCGAGACGATCAGCGGTGTGGAGCTGTTGCGCTCGGTGCGCATTGTCAACAACCTGTACGATGCCATTTTTTCCGAGCGGCTGCGCGACAGCCAGCTTTCCGGGCCGCGCTGGGGGCTGCTGATGCGCCTGTACGCGGAGGAAATGCGCGGCAACCAGGAAGGCCTTTCCCCCTCGGTTTTGAGCTATCATCAGGCCGTGAGCAAGAACACCGTCAGCTCGCTCCTGCGCGGGCTGGAAGACCAGGGCCTGATCGAGCGCCGCCTGGACGCGCACGACCGGCGCTCGTTCACCATTCGCCTGACCGACCTGGGACGCAGCCGCATTCGCGAGCAGGCGCCCAGCCACGTGGCGTTTCTCAATCAATTGTGCGGCGACCTGAGCGCGGCCGATACCACCACGCTCCTGGAACTGCTGGCGCGTCTGCGCCAATCGCTGCTTAGCCAGGCTGGCCCCGGATTTTGCCACGAACGGGCCGGGCGCGGCGCCTGA
- a CDS encoding type I restriction endonuclease subunit R produces the protein MSTIGQPERATQNRVIALFRDELGYHYLGDWTDRDDNSNIEEGLLTAHLRKHGYAPAQINVALYKLRTEADNPNRSLYDNNKAIYSLLRYGVPAKIEAGQVTETVKLINWEQPEQNDFAIAEEVTLRGNYARRPDLVLYVNGIAVGVIELKNSRVSLGDGIRQNTSNQSKEFKIELRKYGK, from the coding sequence ATGAGCACCATCGGCCAACCCGAACGCGCGACCCAGAACCGGGTGATCGCTTTGTTCCGCGACGAGCTCGGCTACCACTACCTCGGCGACTGGACCGACCGCGACGACAACAGCAACATCGAGGAAGGGCTGCTCACCGCTCACCTGCGCAAGCACGGCTACGCGCCGGCGCAGATCAACGTGGCGCTCTACAAGCTGCGCACCGAGGCGGACAACCCCAACCGCAGCCTCTACGACAACAACAAGGCGATCTACAGCCTGCTGCGCTACGGCGTGCCGGCCAAGATCGAGGCCGGCCAGGTCACAGAGACGGTCAAGCTGATCAACTGGGAGCAGCCGGAGCAGAACGACTTCGCCATTGCGGAAGAAGTCACGCTGCGGGGCAACTACGCGCGGCGGCCCGACCTGGTGCTCTACGTCAACGGCATCGCCGTAGGTGTCATCGAGCTGAAGAACAGCCGCGTCTCCCTCGGCGACGGCATCCGCCAAAACACCTCCAACCAGAGCAAAGAGTTCAAAATTGAATTGAGAAAATACGGAAAATGA
- a CDS encoding Lrp/AsnC ligand binding domain-containing protein has translation MVTAIILINVEHGRVNDVAAQVLALPGVTEVYSVGGRFDLVAVARVKDNDAIAGLVTEHMIKLTGIHSTETLIAFRAYSQYDLERMFAIGL, from the coding sequence ATGGTAACAGCAATCATTCTGATCAATGTCGAGCATGGCCGCGTCAATGATGTGGCGGCGCAGGTGTTGGCGCTGCCGGGCGTCACCGAGGTCTACTCAGTGGGCGGCCGCTTCGACCTGGTGGCGGTGGCGCGGGTCAAGGACAACGATGCCATCGCCGGTCTGGTGACGGAGCATATGATCAAGCTGACCGGCATCCACAGCACGGAAACGCTGATTGCGTTCCGCGCCTACTCGCAGTATGACCTGGAGCGGATGTTTGCCATTGGCCTGTGA
- a CDS encoding transcriptional regulator — MMQKLLVDIPNKVRDILGIIVDVNLHAENQREYLEIVVEPYPYPVSYKGEYHYRSGSTKQELKGAALDKFLLRKQGRHWYGVPVPYVTLADLDGRSLAYFRRRAERSGRLSAEILQETDANLIDKLHLTDGAYLKRAAVLLFHPDPERFVTGAFVKIGYFRTNADLLFQDEIHGSLFTQVSETMDRLLNKYLKALISYEGIQRVETYPAPEEALREAVLNAVMHKDYGSATPIQISVYADKIMLWNPGQLPLGWTAARLLEKHSSEPYNPDVANAFFRAGMIEAWGRGIEKILAACQAAGMPAPELRYEQTGLWIVFAFRPEAILRESQSQPESRPESQPQPESQPESRPESQPESQPESASLEMRVLGLLATSGPMSKSALSDALGQREVSGHLNQLMRRLVAARWVAYMIPDKSQSRLQAYRITAEGRQRLTNLQQGPLP; from the coding sequence ATGATGCAGAAATTGCTGGTTGATATTCCCAACAAGGTGCGCGACATCCTGGGCATCATCGTGGATGTGAATTTGCACGCGGAAAATCAGCGGGAATATCTGGAGATCGTGGTCGAACCCTACCCCTATCCCGTGAGCTACAAGGGCGAATACCATTACCGCAGCGGCAGCACCAAGCAGGAACTAAAGGGCGCGGCGCTGGACAAGTTTCTGCTGCGCAAACAGGGGAGGCATTGGTACGGCGTACCCGTGCCCTATGTCACGCTGGCCGATCTGGATGGCCGGTCGCTGGCCTATTTTCGTAGGCGCGCCGAGCGCAGCGGACGTTTGTCAGCCGAGATATTGCAGGAGACAGATGCCAACCTGATTGACAAGCTGCACCTGACGGATGGCGCCTATCTGAAGCGGGCCGCCGTGTTGCTCTTTCACCCCGACCCGGAACGCTTTGTTACTGGAGCCTTCGTGAAGATCGGCTACTTCCGCACTAACGCCGATCTGCTGTTTCAGGATGAGATCCACGGCAGTCTCTTCACCCAGGTCAGCGAGACCATGGACCGCCTGCTGAACAAGTATCTGAAGGCGCTGATCTCCTACGAAGGCATCCAGCGGGTGGAGACCTACCCGGCGCCCGAAGAGGCGTTGCGTGAGGCGGTGCTCAATGCGGTGATGCACAAGGACTACGGCAGCGCCACACCTATTCAGATCAGCGTCTATGCAGACAAGATTATGCTCTGGAACCCAGGGCAGTTGCCCCTCGGCTGGACGGCTGCGCGGCTGCTCGAAAAGCATTCGTCCGAGCCGTATAACCCCGATGTGGCCAATGCCTTCTTTCGGGCAGGCATGATCGAAGCCTGGGGACGTGGTATCGAAAAGATCCTGGCAGCCTGTCAAGCCGCCGGAATGCCTGCGCCAGAGTTGCGCTACGAGCAAACGGGACTGTGGATCGTCTTTGCCTTTCGACCAGAAGCGATACTCCGAGAGTCACAGTCGCAGCCAGAGTCACGGCCAGAGTCACAGCCGCAGCCAGAGTCACAGCCAGAGTCACGGCCAGAGTCGCAGCCAGAGTCACAGCCAGAGTCGGCATCGCTGGAGATGCGCGTGCTTGGTCTTCTTGCCACCAGCGGTCCCATGTCCAAATCGGCGCTCTCCGATGCACTGGGACAAAGAGAGGTCTCAGGTCATCTGAATCAACTGATGCGCAGGTTGGTGGCTGCCCGGTGGGTGGCCTACATGATCCCCGATAAGTCCCAAAGCCGGCTGCAAGCGTACCGCATCACGGCAGAAGGCCGCCAGCGGCTGACCAACCTGCAACAAGGACCGCTGCCATGA
- a CDS encoding ABC transporter ATP-binding protein, translating to MPAKGGLGRAIKYLGHYKRLTAAAYLFLFISTAAQLAVPQLVQNIIDAVTNGVIAKQLAQTPAAFLSTALQRLGWTPEQLDTYRNSGEQVLVNAIVLIVAFAIMRGMFAFAQAYTSERVSQSIAFDFRNDLYAKIQRLSFSYHDRNQTGQLMIRATDDVEKVRLFIGQGLLLAMQAFVLLTATLTILVVTNLKLTLIILPVLPVALLLFMVFGAISQPLFSEVQKRLSRLNTILQENLTGIKVVKAFAREPHEERKFDVAAASLMEQNIKVSRTFAFLFPVVFLIANLGQAAVLYYGGKQIIDGTLTFGEWQKFSLYLVYVFFPIGQLGFIISQMSQASASSSRIFEIFDARNDVADKPGAAALPPVQGHVTFEDVTFRYFDSGEPVLSQVSFDAKPGETIALLGATGSGKTTIINLLPRFYDISSGHVRIDGHDVREVTLDSLRSQIGIVLQETNLFSGTIRENIAFGRPEASLAEVTAAAKAASAHDFIMSFSADYETPVGERGSTLSGGQKQRIAIARALLLNPRILILDDSTSSVDLQTEFQIQQALTRLMHGRTSFVIAQRISTVVNADQILVMEKGRIVARGKHEDLMDNSPIYADIYHSQLVSDVALTEE from the coding sequence ATGCCGGCCAAAGGAGGATTGGGCCGCGCCATCAAATACCTGGGGCATTACAAGCGCCTGACCGCGGCGGCGTACCTGTTCCTGTTCATTTCGACTGCGGCGCAATTGGCTGTGCCGCAGTTAGTGCAGAATATCATTGATGCTGTGACCAATGGCGTCATCGCCAAGCAACTGGCGCAGACGCCCGCGGCTTTTCTGAGCACCGCCCTGCAGCGCCTGGGCTGGACGCCTGAGCAGTTGGATACCTACCGCAACAGCGGCGAACAGGTGCTCGTCAACGCCATCGTGCTCATTGTCGCCTTTGCTATCATGCGCGGCATGTTCGCCTTTGCGCAGGCCTACACGTCAGAACGGGTGTCGCAGAGCATTGCCTTTGATTTCCGCAACGACCTCTACGCCAAGATTCAGCGCCTGTCGTTCAGCTATCACGACCGTAACCAGACCGGTCAGTTGATGATTCGCGCCACCGACGACGTGGAGAAAGTGCGCCTCTTCATCGGGCAAGGTCTGTTGCTGGCGATGCAGGCGTTCGTGCTGCTGACCGCCACCCTCACGATTCTGGTGGTCACCAACCTGAAGCTGACGTTGATCATCCTGCCGGTGCTGCCGGTGGCGCTCCTCCTCTTCATGGTGTTCGGCGCCATCAGTCAGCCGTTGTTTAGCGAGGTGCAGAAGCGCCTCTCGCGCCTCAACACCATTCTGCAAGAGAACCTGACCGGTATCAAGGTGGTCAAGGCCTTTGCCCGCGAGCCGCATGAGGAGCGCAAGTTCGACGTCGCGGCTGCCAGCCTGATGGAACAGAATATCAAGGTTTCCCGTACCTTCGCGTTTCTCTTCCCGGTCGTCTTTTTGATTGCCAACCTGGGCCAGGCCGCGGTGCTTTACTATGGCGGCAAACAGATCATTGATGGCACCCTCACCTTCGGCGAATGGCAGAAGTTCAGCCTTTACCTGGTCTACGTCTTCTTCCCCATCGGTCAATTGGGCTTCATCATCAGCCAGATGTCGCAGGCCAGCGCTTCCTCCAGCCGCATCTTCGAGATTTTCGACGCCAGGAACGATGTGGCCGACAAGCCGGGTGCGGCGGCGCTGCCCCCGGTGCAGGGCCATGTCACGTTCGAAGATGTGACCTTCCGCTACTTCGATAGCGGTGAGCCGGTTCTCTCCCAGGTCAGCTTCGACGCCAAACCCGGCGAGACGATCGCGCTGCTTGGCGCCACCGGCAGCGGCAAAACAACGATCATCAACCTGCTGCCGCGCTTTTACGACATTAGCAGCGGGCATGTGCGCATTGATGGGCACGACGTGCGCGAGGTAACGCTCGACTCATTGCGCTCGCAGATCGGTATTGTGCTGCAGGAGACCAATCTCTTCAGCGGCACGATCCGCGAAAATATCGCGTTTGGTCGCCCGGAGGCTTCCCTGGCCGAGGTGACGGCGGCGGCCAAAGCGGCTTCGGCGCATGACTTCATCATGAGCTTCTCCGCGGACTATGAAACGCCGGTGGGCGAACGTGGCTCCACCTTGAGCGGCGGTCAGAAGCAGCGCATCGCCATCGCCCGCGCCCTTCTGCTCAATCCACGGATCTTGATCCTGGATGACTCCACCAGTTCGGTTGACCTGCAGACCGAGTTCCAGATTCAACAGGCGCTCACCCGGTTGATGCACGGCCGCACCAGCTTTGTCATCGCCCAGCGCATCAGCACCGTGGTCAACGCCGATCAAATTTTGGTCATGGAAAAGGGGCGCATCGTGGCCCGTGGCAAGCACGAAGACCTGATGGATAACAGCCCCATCTACGCCGACATCTATCATTCGCAACTCGTCAGCGACGTAGCCCTGACCGAGGAATAA